One genomic window of Monodelphis domestica isolate mMonDom1 chromosome 1, mMonDom1.pri, whole genome shotgun sequence includes the following:
- the ZBTB43 gene encoding zinc finger and BTB domain-containing protein 43: protein MESGTSSFRVEFPDFSSTILQKLNQQRQQGQLCDVSIVVQGHLFRAHKAVLAASSPYFCDQVLLKNSRRIVLPDVMNPRVFENILLSTYTGRLVMPALEIVSYLTAASFLQMWHVVDKCTEVLEGNPTVLCQKLNHSSDHQSPSSSSYNGLVENFELGSSGHPDFPKTQELRDGENEEESSKDELSSQLTEHEYLPSNSSTEHDRLSTEMTSQDGEEGASDSAEYHYTRPMYSKPSIMSHKRWIHVKPERFEQDCEGVDVHAAYDEHQVTESINTIQTDHAIQSSGVDEDFHIGEKKVEAEFDEQADESNYDEQVDFYGSSMEEFSGERADGNLSSHRQDTIIAAGYSDSIEMVTGIKEEASHLGFSAADKLYPCQCGKSFTHKSQRDRHMSMHLGLRPYGCGVCGKKFKMKHHLVGHMKIHTGIKPYECNICGKRFMWRDSFHRHVTSCTKSYEAAKAEQNTTDVN from the coding sequence ATGGAGTCTGGAACAAGCTCTTTTCGAGTGgaatttcctgatttttccagCACCATTTTGCAGAAACTAAACCAGCAGAGACAACAAGGACAATTATGTGATGTTTCCATTGTAGTCCAAGGACACCTTTTCAGGGCTCACAAGGCTGTTCTTGCTGCCAGCTCACCTTACTTTTGTGACCAGGTGCTACTGAAAAACAGCAGAAGAATAGTTTTGCCTGATGTTATGAACCCAAGAGTTTTTGAAAACATCCTTCTCTCTACTTATACAGGACGACTAGTAATGCCTGCTTTAGAAATTGTCAGTTATCTGACAGCAGCCAGTTTCCTCCAGATGTGGCATGTGGTAGACAAATGCACTGAGGTTTTAGAAGGAAATCCTACAGTCCTTTGTCAAAAGTTAAATCATAGCAGTGACCATCAATCACCAAGTAGCAGTAGCTACAATGGCCTAGTTGAAAACTTTGAGCTTGGTTCTAGTGGACACCCAGATTTCCCTAAAACCCAAGaactgagagatggagagaatgaAGAAGAGAGTTCCAAAGATGAATTGTCATCTCAGCTAACTGAACATGAATATCTTCCTAGCAACTCCTCAACAGAACATGATAGACTAAGTACTGAAATGACCAGTCAGGATGGTGAAGAAGGAGCCAGTGATAGTGCTGAATATCATTATACAAGGCCCATGTATAGCAAGCCCAGCATCATGTCTCACAAACGTTGGATCCATGTTAAGCCAGAAAGATTTGAACAGGACTGTGAAGGTGTTGATGTGCATGCTGCTTATGATGAGCACCAGGTCACTGAATCAATCAATACTATTCAGACAGATCACGCTATACAATCTTCAGGTGTGGATGAGGACTTTCACATTGGTGAAAAAAAAGTTGAAGCTGAGTTTGATGAACAAGCTGATGAAAGTAATTACGATGAGCAAGTTGATTTCTATGGCTCTTCTATGGAAGAGTTTTCTGGAGAAAGAGCAGATGGGAATCTTAGTAGCCACAGACAGGATACTATTATAGCAGCAGGCTATAGTGATAGCATTGAAATGGTGACAGGCATTAAAGAAGAAGCTTCCCACTTGGGATTTTCAGCTGCTGACAAGCTGTACCCTTGTCAGTGTGGGAAAAGCTTCACTCACAAGAGTCAGAGAGATCGGCATATGAGCATGCATCTTGGTCTTCGGCCTTATGGCTGTGGTGTCTGTGGtaagaaattcaaaatgaaacatCACCTTGTTGGCCACATGAAAATTCACACAGGCATAAAGCCTTATGAGTGTAATATCTGTGGGAAACGATTTATGTGGCGGGACAGTTTTCATCGGCATGTGACTTCTTGTACCAAGTCATATGAAGCTGCAAAGGCTGAACAAAATACTACTGATGTTAATTAA